The following are encoded in a window of Collinsella aerofaciens genomic DNA:
- a CDS encoding shikimate kinase, with protein sequence MTDTAATRPYGVLGRVLGHSYTPTIYKELAGLEYVRFEREPEDLQAFMTGDEWEGTNVTIPYKRAVMDYLDELSPLAERMGNVNTITRLPDGRLRGDNTDYFGFRCLVEELGVEVAGKKALVLGATGGAGTTASMVLGDMGAIVVPVGRTSEVNYSNIAQQSDAALLVNCTPAGMFPHCPDAPCTLEGLDALEGVIDIVYNPARTGLMLEAERRGIPCIGGLLMLVAQAAQAVERYTGKATPRERILDVTERLSRREQNIALIGMPGSGKTRVGEQIAQLTGREHIDLDRALEERLGMPCADFIIKCGEAAFREQETAALADISKRSGLVLSTGGGVVTRDENYPLLHQNSQIVMLNRKLDELAHKGRPITARDGIDKLAEQRMPRYRAWADYIIDSRDCAANTAHALLDTLPPAL encoded by the coding sequence ATGACCGATACCGCCGCAACCCGTCCCTACGGCGTACTGGGCCGTGTGCTGGGCCACAGCTACACCCCGACCATCTACAAGGAGCTCGCGGGGCTTGAGTACGTGCGCTTTGAGCGCGAGCCCGAGGACCTCCAGGCCTTTATGACCGGCGACGAATGGGAGGGCACCAACGTGACCATCCCCTACAAGCGCGCCGTCATGGACTACCTGGACGAGTTGAGTCCCCTGGCCGAGCGCATGGGCAACGTCAACACCATCACACGCCTACCTGACGGTCGCCTGCGCGGCGACAACACCGACTACTTTGGTTTTCGGTGCCTGGTCGAGGAGTTGGGCGTTGAGGTTGCCGGCAAGAAGGCCCTCGTGCTCGGTGCCACCGGCGGCGCCGGCACCACGGCAAGTATGGTGCTGGGAGACATGGGCGCCATCGTCGTACCCGTGGGTCGCACGAGCGAAGTCAACTACAGCAACATCGCGCAGCAGTCCGACGCCGCCCTGCTCGTCAACTGCACGCCTGCCGGCATGTTCCCCCACTGCCCCGACGCGCCTTGCACGCTCGAAGGCCTCGATGCGCTCGAGGGCGTCATCGACATTGTCTACAACCCCGCCCGCACGGGCCTGATGCTCGAGGCCGAGCGCCGCGGCATCCCCTGCATCGGCGGCCTGCTTATGCTTGTTGCCCAGGCGGCACAAGCTGTCGAGCGCTATACCGGCAAAGCCACCCCGCGCGAGAGGATCCTGGACGTAACGGAGCGCCTGTCACGCCGCGAACAGAACATCGCGCTGATCGGCATGCCGGGCTCGGGCAAGACCCGCGTGGGCGAGCAGATCGCCCAGCTCACGGGCCGCGAGCACATCGATCTCGATCGCGCCCTCGAGGAGCGCCTGGGCATGCCCTGCGCCGACTTTATCATCAAGTGCGGCGAGGCGGCCTTCCGCGAGCAGGAGACGGCAGCGCTGGCCGACATCTCCAAGCGCAGCGGCTTGGTGCTCTCCACCGGCGGCGGCGTGGTTACGCGCGACGAGAACTACCCTCTGCTGCACCAAAACAGCCAAATCGTGATGCTCAACCGCAAGCTCGACGAGCTCGCCCACAAGGGCCGCCCCATCACCGCGCGCGACGGCATCGACAAGCTGGCCGAGCAGCGTATGCCGCGCTACCGCGCCTGGGCCGACTACATCATCGACTCACGCGACTGCGCCGCCAACACCGCCCATGCCCTCCTCGACACCCTCCCACCCGCTCTCTAA